The genomic DNA CTGTCGTCCACTGCGAGGATGCGTATGGGATTGCTCATGGTCACTGCTCTCCATTGGTTCGGCTGCAGGGAAAGGCTACCTCAAATCGCGTGCCCTTGCCAGGAGTGCTGTCGACCTGGATGAACCCCTCGTGCGCCTTGACGATGCCATGCACCACAGAGAGCCCGAGCCCGGTGCCCTTGTCCACGTCCTTGGTGGTGTAGAAGGGGTTGAATATTTGTTTGAGCTCCTCGGGGGGGATGCCGGGGCCGGTGTCCTCGATGACGATGTAGGCGTCGTCGTTGTAGTTGATGGTCTTGACCGTCAGCACCCCGCCTTTTTCCATGGCCTGGATGGCGTTGGCCACGAGGTTGACCACCACCTGGGTGATGTGCTGGGGGTCGGCCATGACGCGCGGCAGGTTTTCGTCCAGCTCGCAGACGACCTCGATGTTGTTGCGCTTGGCCCCGACCTCGGTGATGCGCAGGGCCTGCCGGATGGTCTGGTTCAGGTCGGTCAGGACGAACTGGGGCGGCATCTGGCGGCTGAAGAACATGACCTTGCGGATGATCTCGCGCGCGTGCAGCGAGGAATCAACGATGTTTTTCAGGTCGTTGACCACCTGATCGGAAAGGCTTTTGGCCTGGAGTGCCAGCTGGGCAAAGCCGAGGATGTTGGCCAGGGGTTCGTTGATCTCGTGGGCCAGCCCAGCGGAAAACTGGCCGATCTTGGCCAGCCGGTCGGCCTGGCGGAGCTGCTGTTCCAGGGATTGTCTGGCCTTGCGCTCCTCCCGCTTGGCCACGATCAGCGCGATCTGCTGCGCCACGGTTGCCAGCAGGTCGGTCTCGTCCTCGATAAATTCCGTGCTCCTGGCCCTTCTGGCGTGGTCGTCCTCCATGGAGACGGTCAGCGTGCCCCGCCTGTCCTTGTTGACCATGATCGGCTCGGAGAGGGAGTTGCCGGTGTCGCGGTATCCCGGTGTCTCCAGCCTGAGGTCGTCCACGGTCAGGGCCACATGCGTCTTTTTGGGCTGCTGGAACCCAAGGGGGAGCAGGGTGACGACCCTGCTCAGGATGACATCGAGCTCCTGGTGCATGTCCACCATGAGCAGGCTGATGTGGTACAGGCAGCTCAGCTCCTTGTTGCGCTCAAGCAGGGTGGTGCGCTCATGGAGCAGCCCCTTCTGGCGCACCATGTGGTCTGTCACGTCCTGGCCCACGCACAGGATGCTGATGACCTCGCCGGTCGAATCGGACAGGGACTTGAGGTGCCAGTCGATGTAGACCTTGGCTCCGCTTCTGGTGCGGATGGTGCCTGCCGTGGTGGAAATGGCCTGGTTGCGCAGGGAGTTTGCGACTGCCTTCCTTGCTGCGGCCCGCTTGTCCTCGGCGATGAAGGTCTCGAACCAGTCCCGGCCCGCCAGCTCCTTGATGGAATAGCCGGTCAGCTTTTCCAGTTCGGCATTGCCATGGATAACGCTTCCGTCAAGGTCAAAGGTCACCACGATGCCGTGGCTCAGCTGCATGACCGTGTCGTAGTAGTTCTGAAGGTTCATCGCTCCATTCCTGTTGGTGGGAAAATAGTGTGTATCACACGGCGAGTAAACTCTTTCCATCCAATTTCGTCGTGCCGCCATCGGGCAGGGTATCCCCAAAGGGAGCACGGCCCGGCTTCCTGGGATGCCGGGCCGTGCGATGAGCAGGGTGTCAAGTCCTGTGGCTAATGACTCAGGCGCAGGCCCCATCCCTCGAAGACGAAGAGGATGGCGAACCCATACCAGAGGGTATAGAACACATAGAACGCAAGCGAGAAGATGACCGTGCCGATCCGCTCGCTGATGTGGACGGGCTCGATGGTGAAGTAGTTGTACGCGGTCTCGACCGCGCGCGTCTTCACCGTGGAGACCACCTTGGCAGCGGCGAACTCTTCCTGGTGGGAGAGTTCCTTGTCCAGCAGGCCGAGGGACACCCACCAGTTGTAGGTCGCCCGCTTGGGCAGGAGGCCGTACTTGCCGGTTACCGAGTCGCCGTCGTTGTGGTACATGAAGTCCGCATCGGCGATGCTGGCGTCGAGGATGGTCTTCAGGGAGCCGGTGACTGCCACGTCGTTGCCGTTCACGGTGGCGCTGATGCCTGCCGCAGTCATCTGGGCCGCAGACTGCGCAGCCACGTTCTCGTCCTTGTAGTGCAGGTTGAGGTTGATCTCCTTGTCCGCGACCTTCTCGGCCTCGGTGCTGGCCATGGGGATGTAGTAGACCGATCCCTTGGAGATCGAGTTGTAGAGCGCGTCAAGGTAGGCCATGGAATTCAGGCCGTTGAACATCGGTTGGAACATGTAGAAGAGGACCACGAAGAACAGTACGAGCAGGACCATTCCTCCGGTGAATTCTTTCTTGTTGTGGATCATGTTACCGCGCCTCCTCGCCCTTCAGGGCCTTGATGTTAAGCAGGAACGTTCCGATAACCCAGACCGAGAAACCGCCGATGACGATGAAGAAGGCCCAGATTCCGATCTCGTTGAGTATTGATCCCAAGGCCGGAGAGATTGGGAGTATGTCCATCTCGCCAAGCTTGCCCGGCAGGGCGAAGATGCGGTTGATAAAACCGGAAAGCACGGCCATGGCGTAGAAGCCGCGGATGGTGATGCCGGGGACGACCTTGGTGACCAGGGCGCCGATCTGGATGCCCAGCAGCGAGCCGAGCAGCATGCCCATGGCCAGGGTGTAGAAGATGAAGCCGTAGATGGCGTACTGGCTGATGGACGCGAAACCGGCGGTGAAGACGATCTGGAAGATGTCGGTGCCGACAGTGGTCATGGACGACACGCCGAGCACGTATACGAAGATCGGGAAGGTCAGGAAGCCGCCGCCCACGCCCATGATGCCCGCGGCCAGGCCGACCAGGATGCCGGACAGGACCAGGAAGACCCAGGATATCTGCCTGCCGCCGGGGGTCAGGTCATGGTCAAACGAGACCATGGGGGGGAACTTGACGTTCTGGAGGCTCTTGGCCATGCCGCCGAGCTCCGCGCCTTCGGTCTTGCCGCCGTGGGAGCAACTGCTGTTGCCCGCCTTGCGGCAGCGCAGGAAGTCGATCAGGGAGTAGAAACCCAGGAAGCCGAGCATGAAGGAATACACGGTGGTGATGAAGGCGTCGCTCAAGATCGGGTTGATCTCGTAGAGGACGCGGTTGATGATGCCGCCAGCCGACGCGCCGATGATCGCTCCGATGAGGAAGACGGCCGCCAGCGGGACCGAGACGTTGCCGAGCTTGCGGTGGATGACGCTGCCCATGATCGCCTTGGCGAAGATGTGGAACAGGTCGGTGCCGACCGCCAGGATGCCCTTGATGCCCGCGCTCATGAGCGCCGGGGCGATGATGAAGCCGCCGCCCGCGCCGATGCAGCCGGTGATCAGGCCCGCGCCCATGCCGATGCCGATGGAGACCAGGAAGATGCCCAGGCTGTAGAAGGCCGGGCTGTATGCCTTTTTGCCGCCCAGAATGTCCGGCAGCATCGGTCCGATGTCGTCGGCCAGGGCGATGCCGCCGATGATGATCGGGATGAGCATCAGGCCTAGCACGATCCTGAGCTTTTTGCTGCCCATAATGTGCCGGGCGTTGTCGATTTCCCACCTGGCGAGAGCGCCGGCCCCCGCCATCATGAACTGACCCCATTGGTTGAAGAATCTCATTGTTGTCCTCGCTTCCTCTTGAGTTGATTTTTTGCAGCCTACTCCACTGCCGCCCCCTGGCGGTCATCCTGCCCCAAATTCCGTTTCCTGCGTTGCGCCGCATCCTCGATCTTGTTTATGAGCTCGTCCACGTCAGCCGGTTTCATGACATAGTCATACGCGCCCATTGCCAGGCAGGAGATGACCATGTCCGAATTCGAATGCGCCGTGAGCATCAAGACCTCCACGCATGGATGCAGCCGTTTGATCTCCCCGAGCGTCTTGATCCCGTCCATGCCGGGCATCATGATGTCGAGAAGGGTGACGTCCACCTCTTCATCAGCCAGGACCGCGAGTGCCTCGCGTCCGTTTGTGGCCAGACGCGTCCTGATGCCCCGCTTCATGAGCCGTTTCGACAGGGGGGCGATGAAGTCCGCTTCGTCGTCCACCATGAGCACCGTGATCGTCTTCATGACTGGCTCCCCCCGGATCTGGCGAACCGTAACACCTTGGCCATCAGCACCTCGAAGTCTATCGGCTTGGAAAGGTAGTCCGCCGCTCCGAGCCGCATGCTTGCCTTCACCGCCGACTCGCTGCCATGCCCTGTGAGCATGAGCACCGGCAGTTCAGGGTCAAGCAACCTGAATATCTTCAGGATTTCGACGCCATCCATGCCTTCGAGCTTGAGGTCCAGGATGGCGATGTCGAAGTCCTCCCCGCGCAGCAGGCGAACGGCTTCCTCCCCGCTCGACGCGGTGGTCGCGGCGATGCCCCGTCTGGTCATCCGCTTGGCCAGCACTTCGGTGAAGCCTTTCTCATCGTCCACGATGAGGAGCCTGATGTTCCTCGGGGTGTCGCTCATGTCGTTCCCATTCGCGGGTTGCGTGTTGGTGGTCAGGCCTGGCGCTTGTATATCGCCGTGGCCCTGGCCTCGGCAGCCTCCATCTCGTGCGTGCGCTTGAGTTCCACCGCTTCCTTGATCTTTTCGGTAAGCACGTCAAAGCTGCACGGCTTCATCAGGTAGTCGTAGGCGCCAAGCTGGATGCCCTCGATGGCCGAGGGGACGGTGGCATGCCCGGTGAGCATGATCACCTCGACCAGCGGGAACGCCTGCTTCACTTCCTGGAGCACGGTCAGCCCGTCCTTGCCCGGCATTTTCACGTCCAGAACCATGACCTCGATGCCCGGATTCTTTTCAAGTTGCTGGATCGCCTCGTCGCCGTTGAACGCCGTGAAAACGGTCATGTTCCTCTTGGTCAGACGCTTTTCCATGGTTTCGACAAAACCGGATTCATCGTCCACAATGAGGATGGTCGCATCAATCATGGGTTTCCTCCCTGGGTTGTTTGGGATGGCTGCAAGGGCAGCCGGATGTTGAAGCGGGTGCCGTGTCCCACGGCGCTCTCGACCTCTATGGTTCCGCCCATCTGGTGGATGATGCCGAAACAGATGGACAGTCCGAGGCCGCTGCCCTTGCCCACCGGCTTGGTGGTGAAGAACGGATCGAATATTCTGCTCAGATAGGCTTCGGGGATGCCCGGCCCGGTGTCGGCCACCGAGATGAGCACCTCGTTTTCGGTCTGGTGGCACGATATGGCCAGGGTGCCGCCATCCTGTTCCATGGCCTGGATGGAGTTGTTGATGAGATTGAGAAAGACCTGCTGCAACTCGGTCGGGGACGCCTCAATGGGCGGCATGTCGGCGTCGATGTCCAGCGAGAAGTCGATCTGGGCGTAGCGCGCCTGCTGCATGGAGAGGCTGACGACCTCCTCGATGAGCTCTGGCAGGACGACGGTGGTCACGCGGGAGTCGGTCTGCCGGGCGAAACTGAGCAGCTTGTGGGTGATGTCCTTGCAGCGCACGCCCTGGGTGCGGACCTGGGCCAGGGCCCTCTGGATCTCCTGACGGCACGACATCTCGGTTCCCTCGTCCTCCAGCAGGTCGCCTATCCACCCGGCCTCCTCCATCATGATGGCCACCGGGTTGTTGATCTCGTGGGCGATCCCCGCGGCCAGCTCGCCGATGGAGGCCAGCTTGCCCGCCTCGATCATCTGCTTGCTCATCATCTCGGTCTTCTGGTCGATGAGCCTGAAGCGGGCCACCAGCTTGCGCGACATGAACAGGGCCATGACCACGATGCCCAGGCCGCCGAGCAGGAAGACGACGATGGCGATCCGCTCGCTGCGGATAAGATCGGAGAAGGCGTCGGAGAGAGTCTGCTGGTAGACGAGCCTCCAGTCTGCCCCCTTGAGGCTGGCGGAGACCACGATGTATTCTTCGCCGTCGCTCCCCTGCGACTTCTGGATCAGCACCCCGCGCTGCTCGGCAGGATGCGAGAGCGTCTCCGAGGAGACCATGGTCAGATCCTGCTTGCCGATGGCCGGGGGTCTTGTCTGGAAGGTGCCGTCGCGGTTCAGGATGTAGGCATATCCAGTGTCGCCGATGCGGATGTTCTCCACCAGGTTGCTGAAGGCGAGAAAGTCTATGGTGGCCCTGAGCGTCCACTGGACTCCGGACGCTTCGTTGTTGACGGCGATGATGAAGTGGGGGGAGCGCCGAAGCCCCAGGAAGACATCGCTGATGGCCGCAGGCGTGTTGCGGGAGTTCCTGTACCACTCGGCGTGGGAGTAGTCGGCCCCCAGAAGGTCGAACGGCCCGGCATAGGCCACCTGCCTGCCGTTGCTGTCGATGACGCCGAGGTCCACAAAGATGCGGCCATACTGCTGCTGCATGTCCTTGAGGGTCAGTTCGAGGAATTCGGGTGTGATCAGCTGTTCGTAGGTGAACGCCTTGTTCAGATACTGGACCTCGTACTGCTTCTCGGTCAGGAAGGTGTCGATGGATTCCTTGTGCTTGTCCACCACCACGCTCAGGTGGGCGTAGACCTTCTCCGTGTATATGGATGCGAACTGGTCGAAGATGAGCCCGCCGACCAGGATGAGCGGCGCAAAGGAAACCGCAATGACCATCAGGGTCAGGTTGCGGGATAGCTTGCCGTAGGGCTGCGTCTCGATGGGCATGTCGTCGCTCTCTTTCCTACTAGGAATTGGATCATCTTTGGCCCGGATCAGTGCTCTGCTGTCGCTTGAGCAATCGACGTGCCAATGCGGATGGCCGGGATATTCTGCTCTTTTTTCCATGTGTTTTTCAACACCTTTAAAACATTGATCTTTTCCGATTGCGTGATGGGTTGAACTCCACATCTGGGCCGGCGCTGGCGGTTGGTCGTGCCCCTTTCGGGCGGCATTTGGTGCTTTGATGGGGTGTTTCGCCCCAGTGGGGCGAAACACCCCACTGGGGCAAAAGCGGCGAAACGCCCCGCTTGGCAGCGCAAAGCCCTTTGTCTCTGGTATCAGGTGATACAAATCGCCCCACCCGGAGCCGGCGCTGGTGCGCGCCGTGGTACCCGCGGGCGCGTTCAGGCGGGTCTGCGGCCTGGATTCATTGAATCAACCACATGCAATTCCGAAATATTTGTATTAATTTCGCGGATGGGGTAGTTTTCTGCATGGGCTGCGTTCCCACTGGCATTTTGGCATGGTCATTGTAGGATGGGCGCATGCGCCTGGAGGCTTGCCGTGAGTGATATCATACGCGTTCTGCTTGTCGATGACGAAGACGGCTTCATTGCGGCCCTGTCCAAGCGGCTGGACCGCCGGGGCATGTCCGTGTCCACCGCCTCGGGCGGCGAGGAGGCCATGGCCCTGCTGGAAACCGAGTCCTATGATGTCATGGTCCTGGACGTGAAGATGCCCAGGATGGACGGAATGCAGGTGCTCTCCATGGTCAAGAGCCGCCACCCGGCGCTGGAGGTCATCCTGCTCACCGGGCATGCGGACATGAATTGCGCCCTGGAGGCCCTGTCTGCCGGGGCGTTCGATTTTCTGATCAAGCCCGTGGGCATAGAACTGCTGGCATGCCGGATCATGGCGGCGGCAAAGGGCAAGTCCCTGCGGGGCGGATGCGCTGTCGGCGACGGCGGCGTGGACGGCTGAGTGATTGCGCGGGGATCGGGTGCCGCGGGTCGGGGTCTGAGACATGGGGTCGCGTCAGACCCGCTGCAAGGGGGCCATGATGGTTGAGGGGATCAGGCGGATTTTCAGAAAGCTGGAGCTGTTCTTTGCCGATGGCGAATCGCCCGGCCCCGAGGAGTTGCGCGAGTCGTTCCAGGTGCGCTACCACACCTTCAAGCAGCTGATCAACGCCAACACCCAGGCCCTTGAGGCCATGGCCGAGATCGAGGAGGCCATGCAGGGGCGGATTTCGTTCGGCTTTGGGTTTGTCCGCGCCCGGACCGCGCGCGTGACCGCGTTGGTCTATTCCATCATTCGCAATCTCGAAGCCCTGGCTCCGGGCCGGTATGCCGCGCTCTTCGACAGTTTCGAGATCATCCGGGGCAATATCCAGGCCGCTATGCCCCCGGTGGAAAAGCATGTCGAGGGGCGGCGGGTCGTGTCCCTGGCCGAGATCGACCGCAACGATTCAGGCGAGTGCGGCACCAAGATGGCCCATCTCGGAGAGCTGAAGAACCGCATGGGATTGCGCGTGCCAGACGGGTTCGTGGTCACAGCCGATGCCTGCCGCCAGTTCATGGAATCGGGCGGACTCAGAGAGGAGATCGACCGGATCATCCAGTCTGCGGCGGCCACGGAGCCAGCCCAGATGCAGATGCTCGCCGCCTCGGTGGCGCAGTTGGTCATGGATGCGGAAATGCCGCCCGAGATCGGCTCGGCCATCACCCGCGAGTATGAGGCCCTGGCAACGCGGCTCGGCCACAGGCCCAATGTGGCGGTCCGCTCGTCGGCTCTGGGCGAGGACGAGTCCGGCTCGTCCTACGCGGGCCAGTACCGGTCCCTGCTCAACATCCACTCCGACAACCTGCTCTCCTCCTACAAGGAGGTCGTGGCCGCCCTCTACGGGGTCCAGGCCATGGGCTACCGGCTCAAGCGGGGGCTTGACACGCCGTCCATGTGCGTGGGTTTCATCGAGATGGTGGGAGCCCAGGCGGGCGGGGTCGTCTATACCCGCGACCCCATGTCGGAACACGCCGAGGCTGTGCTCATCAGCTCCACCTGGGGCCGCCCCAAGTCTGTCGTGGACGGGGCCGGGCTGGCCGACAGCTTCGTGGTGGACCGGCGGACGCTGGCCCTGCGCGAGCGCAACATCGCCGTCAAGAGCACCTGCCTGCGCTCCAGCGCCCAGGAGGGTGTGTCGTCGGACTGCGTGCCGCCGGACAAGGTCTCGGCCCAGTCCCTGACCGACGGACAGGTGGAGGAGCTGGCCCGCACCTGCCTGCGCATCGAGAGGCAGTTCGGCTATCCTCAGGACATTGAATTCGCCATCGACGGGCAGGGAGAGGTCGTCTACCTCCAGGCCCGTGCGGTCATGCTCACGGCAGAGCCGGTCCTCCGCCCGTTGCCCGACTCGGCGGCGGTGCTCATGGCTGGCGGGGTCAGGGTCAGCGGGGGGATTGCCGCGGGCAAGGTCCACCATGTGCTCAAGAGCGCCAGCGCCCTGGTCTTTGAGCCGGGCGGCGTGCTCGTGGCCCGGCAGCCGAGCCCGGATCTGGCCGTGCTGCTCCCCAGCGCCTCGGCCCTGATCACCGAGCTTGGCGGCGTGGCCGGGCATCTGGCCACGGTGGCCCGCGAATTCCAGGTGCCCGCCCTGTTCGGGCTTCAGGACGCACTGGACCAGATCCCGGACGGCGCGATGGTCACGGTTGACGCCGACGGGCGGCGCGTACTCAAGGGAGTGGTGGAGTCGCTGCTCGAACCCGATGTCGGGCAGGCCAACCTCATGGAGGGGAGCCCGGTCTTCCAAACCCTGGCGGCCATCGCCGAGCATGTTACCCCGCTGCACCTGCTGGACCCCGAAGGGCTGCGCTTCCGCCCCGAAAACTGCACCACCCTGCACGACATCACCCGGTTCTGCCATGAGAAGGCCGTGGCCGAGATGTTTTCCTTTGGCCGGTCCCACAAGTTCAGCCGGTACGAGGCCAAGCAGCTCCATGTGGACGGCAGCCCCAAGCAGTTCTGGGTGGTCAATCTCCAGGACGGGTTTGTTGCCGAGCCGGAAGACAAGTGGGTGGAGCTCGGAAACATCGCCTCAATCCCCATGCTCGCCATGTGGAAGGGGATGAACGCCTTTTCCTGGGACGGCCCGCCAGCCGTGGACGGGCGGGGATTCCTCTCGGTCATGTTCGAGGCGTCCATGAACCCCAAGCTGAACGTCACCGGAGGCGGGTCACTGGCCTTCAAGAATTATTTCATGATTTCCAGAGAGTTCTGCTCGCTCCAGTCCCGTTTTGGGTTCCACTTCTGCAATGTGGAGGCGTTGGTCGGCGAGTACGCGGTGGAGAACTACGTGGGATTCCGCTTTTTCGGCGGGGCTGCCGATCCGGGCCGGCGTCGGCTGCGGGTGCTCCTGGTGGCCGAGGTCCTCGAAGGGTTCGGATTCCGGACCATGGTCAGGGAGGACAGCCTCGCGGCCAGGGTGGAGGGCAGGGACAAGGATTTCATGATTTCGCGGCTCGCCGTCCTCGGCCACATGATCATGCACACCCGCCAGCTCGACATGATCATGCGCGACTTGGGCCAGGCCAGGGCGTACAAGGCCAAGCTGTGCAGCCAGCTCTCCGAGCTCCTGAACAACGGCGAGTACGCCTGCCGAACGTGATCCGCTTTGGGTTCCACTTTCCGGCGGGCAGGCCCCGCGCCCCTTCAATTTCGCACGGGATTCCTGTATAGGGACGGTCGGCATCGGCGGCCAGCCGGGCCGCAATGGTCTGGGGCCGTCGCTTTTCGACAGCGGCCCGGAGCGCGCGAGGAGTATCCGTGATCGAAAGTCTTGTCCTGATGGCCACGGCAGCCACCGCCATCGTGCTGGAGGCCGCCCCCTTTCTGCTGCTCGGATCGCTCATAGGGTCTCTCATCGAGGTGCTCGTGCCGGAGCGCACCTTATTGCGCGTGATCCCGCGCAGCGGGGTCGGGCAGGTGGCCACCGGAATTTTTGCCGGGATGCTCCTGCCCACCTGCGAGTGCGGCATCGTCCCGGTGGTCCGGCGGCTGCTGCTCAAGAACGTGCCGCCGCGCGTCGCCATCCCCTACATGATGGCTGCCCCGGTGGTGAACCCCGTGGTTCTCGGCTCCACCCTCTTCGCCTTTCAGGGCGACCTGACCGTGGTCGGGCTGCGGGTGCTGCTGGTGATCATTCCGGCGGCGGCCCTGGGGTTTGCCCTGGGCAATGCGGGTCCGCGCTCGGTCCTGCGCCAGCGCCCCATAGACCTCAAGCGGTTCGGCGAGGCCGAGGCGGAACTGGTCGCCAGCCATGACGCCCATGAGTGGGGGGGGGGCTGCGGCTGCGATCACGGCGCGCAGGGCGCGGGCGGAAAAGCCCGGGCGGTCTTGTTCCACACCGCTGCCGAGTTCATATCCATGGGCAGGTTCCTGGTCTTCGGCGCGGTGGTGGCCGCCGGATTCAAGGCTTTCCTGCCGCCCTCGGTGCTCGGCCTGTTTGCCGACAACCCCCTGCTGGCCGTGGGCGGCCTGATGCTCCTGGCCATCGCCCTGTCCATCTGCTCCGAGGCGGACGCCTTTGTGGCCGCGTCTTTCGCCTCGTTCCCGGTATCGGCCAAGGTGGCCTTCATGGCCATCGGCCCCATGGTCGATCTCAAGCTTATTCCGCTGTTCCTGACCGTGTTCAACCGGCGCGTGGCCCTGGCCCTGATCGTGGTGCCCGTGGTCACGGTTTATGTCATGGCCGCGGTGCTGGCCGTGGGAGGGGGGTAGACATGGTCTGGCTGTTCCGTTTCACCGAGGCCTGCCTGCTTGCGGCCATGGGCGCGTTCATGGTCGCCCTGGCCC from Pseudodesulfovibrio aespoeensis Aspo-2 includes the following:
- a CDS encoding PAS domain-containing sensor histidine kinase, whose product is MNLQNYYDTVMQLSHGIVVTFDLDGSVIHGNAELEKLTGYSIKELAGRDWFETFIAEDKRAAARKAVANSLRNQAISTTAGTIRTRSGAKVYIDWHLKSLSDSTGEVISILCVGQDVTDHMVRQKGLLHERTTLLERNKELSCLYHISLLMVDMHQELDVILSRVVTLLPLGFQQPKKTHVALTVDDLRLETPGYRDTGNSLSEPIMVNKDRRGTLTVSMEDDHARRARSTEFIEDETDLLATVAQQIALIVAKREERKARQSLEQQLRQADRLAKIGQFSAGLAHEINEPLANILGFAQLALQAKSLSDQVVNDLKNIVDSSLHAREIIRKVMFFSRQMPPQFVLTDLNQTIRQALRITEVGAKRNNIEVVCELDENLPRVMADPQHITQVVVNLVANAIQAMEKGGVLTVKTINYNDDAYIVIEDTGPGIPPEELKQIFNPFYTTKDVDKGTGLGLSVVHGIVKAHEGFIQVDSTPGKGTRFEVAFPCSRTNGEQ
- a CDS encoding response regulator: MIDATILIVDDESGFVETMEKRLTKRNMTVFTAFNGDEAIQQLEKNPGIEVMVLDVKMPGKDGLTVLQEVKQAFPLVEVIMLTGHATVPSAIEGIQLGAYDYLMKPCSFDVLTEKIKEAVELKRTHEMEAAEARATAIYKRQA
- a CDS encoding permease; the encoded protein is MIESLVLMATAATAIVLEAAPFLLLGSLIGSLIEVLVPERTLLRVIPRSGVGQVATGIFAGMLLPTCECGIVPVVRRLLLKNVPPRVAIPYMMAAPVVNPVVLGSTLFAFQGDLTVVGLRVLLVIIPAAALGFALGNAGPRSVLRQRPIDLKRFGEAEAELVASHDAHEWGGGCGCDHGAQGAGGKARAVLFHTAAEFISMGRFLVFGAVVAAGFKAFLPPSVLGLFADNPLLAVGGLMLLAIALSICSEADAFVAASFASFPVSAKVAFMAIGPMVDLKLIPLFLTVFNRRVALALIVVPVVTVYVMAAVLAVGGG
- a CDS encoding sensor histidine kinase, with the protein product MPIETQPYGKLSRNLTLMVIAVSFAPLILVGGLIFDQFASIYTEKVYAHLSVVVDKHKESIDTFLTEKQYEVQYLNKAFTYEQLITPEFLELTLKDMQQQYGRIFVDLGVIDSNGRQVAYAGPFDLLGADYSHAEWYRNSRNTPAAISDVFLGLRRSPHFIIAVNNEASGVQWTLRATIDFLAFSNLVENIRIGDTGYAYILNRDGTFQTRPPAIGKQDLTMVSSETLSHPAEQRGVLIQKSQGSDGEEYIVVSASLKGADWRLVYQQTLSDAFSDLIRSERIAIVVFLLGGLGIVVMALFMSRKLVARFRLIDQKTEMMSKQMIEAGKLASIGELAAGIAHEINNPVAIMMEEAGWIGDLLEDEGTEMSCRQEIQRALAQVRTQGVRCKDITHKLLSFARQTDSRVTTVVLPELIEEVVSLSMQQARYAQIDFSLDIDADMPPIEASPTELQQVFLNLINNSIQAMEQDGGTLAISCHQTENEVLISVADTGPGIPEAYLSRIFDPFFTTKPVGKGSGLGLSICFGIIHQMGGTIEVESAVGHGTRFNIRLPLQPSQTTQGGNP
- a CDS encoding PEP/pyruvate-binding domain-containing protein → MGSRQTRCKGAMMVEGIRRIFRKLELFFADGESPGPEELRESFQVRYHTFKQLINANTQALEAMAEIEEAMQGRISFGFGFVRARTARVTALVYSIIRNLEALAPGRYAALFDSFEIIRGNIQAAMPPVEKHVEGRRVVSLAEIDRNDSGECGTKMAHLGELKNRMGLRVPDGFVVTADACRQFMESGGLREEIDRIIQSAAATEPAQMQMLAASVAQLVMDAEMPPEIGSAITREYEALATRLGHRPNVAVRSSALGEDESGSSYAGQYRSLLNIHSDNLLSSYKEVVAALYGVQAMGYRLKRGLDTPSMCVGFIEMVGAQAGGVVYTRDPMSEHAEAVLISSTWGRPKSVVDGAGLADSFVVDRRTLALRERNIAVKSTCLRSSAQEGVSSDCVPPDKVSAQSLTDGQVEELARTCLRIERQFGYPQDIEFAIDGQGEVVYLQARAVMLTAEPVLRPLPDSAAVLMAGGVRVSGGIAAGKVHHVLKSASALVFEPGGVLVARQPSPDLAVLLPSASALITELGGVAGHLATVAREFQVPALFGLQDALDQIPDGAMVTVDADGRRVLKGVVESLLEPDVGQANLMEGSPVFQTLAAIAEHVTPLHLLDPEGLRFRPENCTTLHDITRFCHEKAVAEMFSFGRSHKFSRYEAKQLHVDGSPKQFWVVNLQDGFVAEPEDKWVELGNIASIPMLAMWKGMNAFSWDGPPAVDGRGFLSVMFEASMNPKLNVTGGGSLAFKNYFMISREFCSLQSRFGFHFCNVEALVGEYAVENYVGFRFFGGAADPGRRRLRVLLVAEVLEGFGFRTMVREDSLAARVEGRDKDFMISRLAVLGHMIMHTRQLDMIMRDLGQARAYKAKLCSQLSELLNNGEYACRT
- a CDS encoding response regulator, whose product is MSDTPRNIRLLIVDDEKGFTEVLAKRMTRRGIAATTASSGEEAVRLLRGEDFDIAILDLKLEGMDGVEILKIFRLLDPELPVLMLTGHGSESAVKASMRLGAADYLSKPIDFEVLMAKVLRFARSGGSQS
- a CDS encoding response regulator, giving the protein MKTITVLMVDDEADFIAPLSKRLMKRGIRTRLATNGREALAVLADEEVDVTLLDIMMPGMDGIKTLGEIKRLHPCVEVLMLTAHSNSDMVISCLAMGAYDYVMKPADVDELINKIEDAAQRRKRNLGQDDRQGAAVE
- a CDS encoding sulfite exporter TauE/SafE family protein yields the protein MRFFNQWGQFMMAGAGALARWEIDNARHIMGSKKLRIVLGLMLIPIIIGGIALADDIGPMLPDILGGKKAYSPAFYSLGIFLVSIGIGMGAGLITGCIGAGGGFIIAPALMSAGIKGILAVGTDLFHIFAKAIMGSVIHRKLGNVSVPLAAVFLIGAIIGASAGGIINRVLYEINPILSDAFITTVYSFMLGFLGFYSLIDFLRCRKAGNSSCSHGGKTEGAELGGMAKSLQNVKFPPMVSFDHDLTPGGRQISWVFLVLSGILVGLAAGIMGVGGGFLTFPIFVYVLGVSSMTTVGTDIFQIVFTAGFASISQYAIYGFIFYTLAMGMLLGSLLGIQIGALVTKVVPGITIRGFYAMAVLSGFINRIFALPGKLGEMDILPISPALGSILNEIGIWAFFIVIGGFSVWVIGTFLLNIKALKGEEAR
- a CDS encoding response regulator encodes the protein MSDIIRVLLVDDEDGFIAALSKRLDRRGMSVSTASGGEEAMALLETESYDVMVLDVKMPRMDGMQVLSMVKSRHPALEVILLTGHADMNCALEALSAGAFDFLIKPVGIELLACRIMAAAKGKSLRGGCAVGDGGVDG